Genomic segment of Arctopsyche grandis isolate Sample6627 chromosome 3, ASM5162203v2, whole genome shotgun sequence:
GACGTAACGTCCCATACCacacagtgtgttttcgcccttagttaATGCAATATGCATGTGTACATgaaagtaaaaaacaaaaatgcgATTTATTAAATACGAAATCAGAATCGGAATCGTTCGAATTTGCGACGACTCCCGACTCCAGCCGAAAAGCCACGACTCCACAACCCTGCAAAATACTTGCAATAATAGACAGGGTAGTAAATCTGACGACATTAGTTTCCAGCACGTGGAAAATAAAAACGCACACCCAGCCGAAACAGCGCAAGAAATCGACCTTGACCCAACGTGTTTGTAAACACACATGCTGCATGGAAACACCACCATATTGCCGCCGTCACTGTTGCGAAACATAAATTTGCACATCCCATACGAATGGTCGATGGCGAGAAGCAATCTTTACGACATTTTCGAAAAGAAGCCGGCGAGTTTGCGATTTTGGCCGCCAGGGGCGCTAGCGCTGCAACAGCTGTGCGGTCACTTCCAAATCGACAGCCGCGATGGCTGAAGTTACggccaacaaaaaataaatacaaaaaataaaatggcgACACGGCCGCTGCGAAACGAGGAATACGGCTCACTATTAGCACCACACCACTCCACTCCAAGCTCGCTCGGACGAATGACATGCATCCGTTTGCGAGTGTTTAAATCGGCCACGTTTAGCGTTGCGTCCGTGCGATATATTTACGCGCGTCGCCAGCGCACTTGCGCGTCCTACGTTTATGGTATTTTGGTAACATAACCTGCACGGATTACGTAAGCGCGTGGGGCTCGGGCTTCGCCCCGCATCACTTGCACACATCTGAAGTGATCGAGCGGGCGAGGATTCGACGGCGACGTACACGTGCGCCATGGCGACGCAGCGGTGCCACGTCTCACCTCGCGAGGATACGAAGACGACTTGCTCACACTtgtcaaattaaaaaagaaaaacagtCAATCACGCGCACACGGATTACCGAATGAATTCAAAAGTTCCAAGAATAGAATCAGAGTCGAATTTCCATGTGTGCAATAAGATGGCACGATTTGTTTACGTTGAGGTTATGGTAAGTAGGGGTAGAAGTAGAGGGGGGAGGGGGCTCGAGCTAAACCGGGGGCTTCTCCAGGTGCTCACCTGTAATGATGTTGGTGTTGGCGAAGGATGAGGTGTGCGTGTGGGTTTGCGTTTTCGTTGAGTGTGTGAAGAGGCGAGTGTGGAGCCGAGCAGAGTTGGGTTGACTTTGGCGAAGACGAGtttccaaccaaccaaccaaccaactcAGCCAGTAGCCAGTAGCCAGGAGCCAAGAGCCAAGAGCCAGTCAGCTAGTAAGCAGCAGGCAGCAGCCAGCAGCCAACCAGCCACTCAGCCAGACGAGCTGCGGCCCCACCGACACTCGCACTTACAAACGTCTCATAACGACAATTTATTCGGCCAGCATCACTTTGCCGACACGCAAACAACCTAGACGCTATACATTTCTTTATATTTCAActtgattcaaataaaaataccaatgttcttctataaaaaagctttgctttattttatttatgaatatctGCTTATAAGACATAAATATGATCTTGGTAATACATTTAAGgtatgttcatacctatccagcacgacccgtatccggcaggtgtcctgcaagtgcggatagtattatttggtacattatacGGACGTATTCATattccattcgcgcatgcgcatttactcAATCATGCGCgtatactgtccgtacttgcaggattcgggtcgtgctggataggtatgaacaaacCTATAAACAGATGGAAAATTACCGTCCACATTTCTGAAACAACAATGATGCTGGGTTTGCGCAAAAATCAGCAATTTGATGATGTAAAAGTTCTGCGCATGTTATTTAGAGTTTTAATCCCCAGCAATCTGGAGTCTCGTTGCAATTGGAGAAGATCCAGAGATAATTTTTCTCACAAATTTAAGATTATTGCTCACAAAGTGCTCGCcgaaaagtcactaaaatctctataacgaaacatctggcagccgaaaagtccatcatactaacgagcatttaaattaaaatcaccgctcgagttagtacgtttagataaaaaaaaaaaaaaattgagatagaaaaccaatccttataaacatggtgaaataataaaatataatatttttgacttttaaaattaattataagtattttaaagcaatgaaatatcacaatcaataggaaaaacatgtgactattgattccaatactcactttgagcacagcaatactagattttaagttaaaggccgcaaaagccaaaaaaccgtaaaaatcacacatttttttaaacgctcatatctcgtaaacgatcactaaccaacaaaaatcaatatcatattcgaattcagtgggtcaaatttagtaaagattggctagtctccgctctggtaatattttttgttgctcagtgtaatccaattaccatttgTATATGTGGGAGTACTATCCTAAATAATATCCCAGTGCTTGTTATGGTAGCATTGGGGTGAgatattcaataaattaattttgtttgttttcgtaATTTTCGTTATCATCAATTCTTTCGGtctaaaatgctgcattttacACGAGGCCAATAATTGTTAAGACATTCCACTAAGCcaatgaaatttcaaatttcagaCATTTTTTCTGCGGATGTTTTAATATTCctcatatttatagttttaaacatttagTCTCATTTAAAGTTGCACATATTAGATGAAAAATTTTTATGGTACAACTTATAAtcgtatgcaaaaaaaaaacattatttcgtaATCGCAAGTAAACTCCATATAAGTATGCCAAATTTGAAAAGGGATTATTTGGCATAATTTTTcacttgaaatttattattatattcagaaTTAACGAAATGAACCTTACAAAAATTCAAGCTTTGTcactaaaaatatttcttacacaattatattattatggaagaaataatataattatacacaatcatatattgaaattttatttttggtaaACGATGTATCACAGTTTTCCactatttttagtattttaaccAATGAAATcctgttattttatttcatagaaaatttCAATAGGCTATTTGAGTCCAACCACTTGCCTGTTACAATGTCAGTAATTGGGCTATGTGGATGTGAAATAGTCAGTATggtagttttatttaaaaataaatctaataattttaaataacatcaatatatatatatatatatatatatatgcaataaaaaatggtataaaataaaacaaataggtacgttaaaaaaattcatataactttatttaaaaatttgtctatgctgctaatattaaaaaatcagtaTAAAATTATGACAAATACGTAACATTAGCATAATTATTGcttagttttaaaaataatagaatttcctttaaaaataattgtcttTAATTAATCACAGATTTTTTCAGTAATTTCCAAGCATTCTATTTTTGGCACTTCAGCTTTATGGAAAAAATATCACGTATTCCGAGCACACTTTTTACAAACTCTTACAGGCGAATTCCAACCTCTTTCTGGTACAGGTTgtctgaaatttaaataaatttcataaattatatctacatatataattaaagacatgttgtgaataaaataaatctacaaACCTATAGGGAGAACATATGGTACATATAGATTGACCACATTGTCGACAGTGGTGTCGGGATCTTTCTGAACTTGTTCCAAACTTGAAATCGCATACAGCGCATATTGGCGCTTCTTCATCAGGAATCCAATATGCAGGACGTGCTAATTCAGTCAATACCCCTGCAAAAATCGacaacttttaatttaaaaagcaaCATAAAAAGTCAACCATAGATTCTATGCATTGGCAATAATAATACTGATTTAACTCCTTGattaaaaaccaaaaataaagaaatattatatttgtggtTTCAAATTTGGGAGCatataaaatgtgaaattttgttGTTCGGCGTTACCTTTTGGATAACTCAATACCATGCTTAATGGACTCAAAGTATTTGCAACTACTTCAGTAACTCTTCTTGGCGTTACACTGACAGCATCGTCTGAGTTTTCTAAAATTAACAAATGCTTTTACATTCTTGACGATTAATttagtgaaatatttttaatgttaaaaaattacCTGCATGTCCATTCATTTCTCGGCATATATCACAAACTCGTACAGGATCGTTCCAACCAAATTTGGGGACTGGAGCTCGATGTGTACTGCATTTCCCACAAACTCCTTTACCACAAGCTCGACAATGATGAATTTCTCCCCAACTattgtttaatttacatttacatgCCACACAATTCTGAGTAACAAAATAATTATCAATGAAACAATACGTTTGAAAACATTTACATGAagtataaattattgaaataaatcaatactaACTGTAATTTCAGAATTGGGTTGCCAATATGAGGGTGCAATATAATCAGCTGATAAATTATAAGCAGTACCAACAAGATTACCGACTCCTTCTAAAGCCCTTCGTGCACCAACGCTGAACCTTCCACAAACTTCATTCTGCTGAGAAACattaaaatcacaataaaattgGCTCAAGGAAAcgtagatatttaaaaaaaatacataattgaaacATACCCCTGACCACACATGAATATAGTTTGTATGAACAACCGTGTCTTCTGGAGATTTATTTCCAAACCAGTATTGCTTACTTctgtataagaaaataaaacaaaaaatgaatgaaacctTCACATTCACATACTTAAACACAATTTATGAGTTAAATGTGTCATACTTATAAATAGGACCACATTTAGGGCAATGCAATTCGTAGGAATCCCAAACAGGACGTGCAATGCTAAGCCACGATTCTTCTGTTGGTTCTATCCATTTTACCTACATTATAATAACTTTTGAATGATTTCAgtctgtttataaaaaaaaattaaaataccaatatgaagaaaaaataacCTTTTGTTGACATGTTCTACAAATTAATTCTTTGTTGTTGAATTGTCGCTGATATCTAAAAAACAGAATTAGCATTCAATTGGAGACTAAAACACAATATCGAATACTGACAAAATTAAAGACAAAAAAAACCCACCTGCACTTTTCGTTTGATGTATGTTTCAATCCATCAGATTCATGTCCCATTGGTAATGAGCaccttcaaaaaatatatatatatacgtaattgtataaaaaattgtaaattgaaaACAGATTAAAAATCTTACGGAGATTGACATGCTTCACATGAAACATCACAGGTCAGTCTTGATTTGAATCGTTCTGTTAGAGATTTCAAAGCATTCAATACGGCACCAGGACTCCTTgccaatctaaaaaaatataaatatatatatataaatttaagaccaacaaagtaaacaaaatcatagaagaaattaaaaaaaataataaatattttacctaACGGCAGTATTTTCTAAGTATTTATTTAGAGCATTTGGTAACTGAGAAGTAGAAATTAAAGAAGTGTGAGCTGGAGgtgtagaaatataatatagGGAGCCAAGTCCCTCAGTATTTAAATTCATAGATttgaatttgtttattatttgttcCTCTGGTTTTTGGCCATCACTgtctaaaaaattaatattataaaaataaaataaaatgaagtatCAAGAAAATCTTTCAGAAAACTTTATATTTACTAATTGTCAATGGAAAGGAATGCAATGGCTCGTGATTGATTAGAATTGCGGGACCCTGTGTGCTTAATGCACTTCCGAGATCGGTACGTTGACTTGTTTTTTGAAGCACATTCTAAATtgcacaaaaatattaaattaaaaatgttattgcacacataaaaaaatattataaaacaaaaattacctGAAAGATGTCTGTGTAGACTTTTGACGCTTCTCCA
This window contains:
- the LOC143923058 gene encoding zinc finger FYVE domain-containing protein 1-like isoform X1, which produces MTDRTKEASDKKAKMGGNYHRARPNSSIMQPIEFLVIDDDTLLDISSDMIKDDDVKLETHFHSLPLGLKGESFLLMDQEGNLKINSADEFIQHLDCPNDCKLKVISIVGNSGDGKSHTLNHLLFRGQEIFKTGKYADEGTRGVWAAYQPARRLLCLDTPPLHHSNSSILLMKIFAISDLVIYRTRSERLSEELFKFLGEASKVYTDIFQNVLQKTSQRTDLGSALSTQGPAILINHEPLHSFPLTINSDGQKPEEQIINKFKSMNLNTEGLGSLYYISTPPAHTSLISTSQLPNALNKYLENTAVRLARSPGAVLNALKSLTERFKSRLTCDVSCEACQSPCSLPMGHESDGLKHTSNEKCRYQRQFNNKELICRTCQQKVKWIEPTEESWLSIARPVWDSYELHCPKCGPIYKSKQYWFGNKSPEDTVVHTNYIHVWSGQNEVCGRFSVGARRALEGVGNLVGTAYNLSADYIAPSYWQPNSEITNCVACKCKLNNSWGEIHHCRACGKGVCGKCSTHRAPVPKFGWNDPVRVCDICREMNGHAENSDDAVSVTPRRVTEVVANTLSPLSMVLSYPKGVLTELARPAYWIPDEEAPICAVCDFKFGTSSERSRHHCRQCGQSICTICSPYRQPVPERGWNSPVRVCKKCARNT
- the LOC143923058 gene encoding zinc finger FYVE domain-containing protein 1-like isoform X2; this translates as MTDRTKEASDKKAKMGGNYHRARPNSSIMQPIEFLVIDDDTLLDISSDMIKDDDVKLETHFHSLPLGLKGESFLLMDQEGNLKINSADEFIQHLDCPNDCKLKVISIVGNSGDGKSHTLNHLLFRGQEIFKTGKYADEGTRGVWAAYQPARRLLCLDTPPLHHSNSSILLMKIFAISDLVIYRTRSERLSEELFKFLGEASKVYTDIFQNVLQKTSQRTDLGSALSTQGPAILINHEPLHSFPLTINSDGQKPEEQIINKFKSMNLNTEGLGSLYYISTPPAHTSLISTSQLPNALNKYLENTAVRLARSPGAVLNALKSLTERFKSRLTCDVSCEACQSPCSLPMGHESDGLKHTSNEKCRYQRQFNNKELICRTCQQKVKWIEPTEESWLSIARPVWDSYELHCPKCGPIYKSKQYWFGNKSPEDTVVHTNYIHVWSGNEVCGRFSVGARRALEGVGNLVGTAYNLSADYIAPSYWQPNSEITNCVACKCKLNNSWGEIHHCRACGKGVCGKCSTHRAPVPKFGWNDPVRVCDICREMNGHAENSDDAVSVTPRRVTEVVANTLSPLSMVLSYPKGVLTELARPAYWIPDEEAPICAVCDFKFGTSSERSRHHCRQCGQSICTICSPYRQPVPERGWNSPVRVCKKCARNT